A stretch of the Rhinoderma darwinii isolate aRhiDar2 chromosome 3, aRhiDar2.hap1, whole genome shotgun sequence genome encodes the following:
- the LOC142748893 gene encoding protocadherin alpha-2-like: protein MLLGSHFPLEGAIDPDIGTNSITNYELSTSEYFAIDIQTYTHESKSVQLVLKKPLDREQIPFHNLTLIAYDRGKPRLSGAVQLLITVQDVNDNAPLFNQQFYRVNLLENALNGTVVIKLNATDSDQGQNGEVFYKFNEPVSQQVSSAFIIEPETGIIRVAGEIDCEKRNVYEIQVAAIDKGQIAMTGHCKILVNIIDMNDNTPEIIVTSLNVPVPEDALKGSVVAVIRAYDKDSGENGRVSCQISKNLPFIITPTLREYFSLTVNGQLDRETMSEYDIEITAIDEGSPPLSVTKSLKIQVNDVNDNPPTFSKISESVSIKENNPPGSLIYTLSAFDPDISQNSFITYSIVDSTIDGIPISSFISINPENGKLFALLSFDHEQVAQFHCEIKATDAGLPPLSSDVTLYIFIEDINDNGPRVIAPLPNVESEITEIVPRSAKAGYLVTKVRAMDADSGYNAWVSYELRNFGRNVPFTVGRHSGDVILMRQLLESDDDEHRLSIVIKDHGDPAMSATVTLVLILVEPGQDLPAERMKDKRKEVELPDENIYLILSICIISGVFLVTLITYTVLRWKKCTQEIDELKQNTMCPSIAGSWTYSQQRQYKVHLNGVPPKNDLILFTPNFHQSSLCNAHSNTGSFASNISAMRE, encoded by the exons ATGCTACTTGGATCTCACtttccactagagggagctattgACCCAGATATTGGTACAAATTCAATAACAAATTATGAACTCAGTACAAGTGAATACTTTGCAATtgatatacaaacatacacacatgaaagTAAGTCTGTTCAGCTGGTGTTAAAGAAACCTTTGGATAGAGAACAGATTCCTTTTCACAATTTAACACTGATTGCATACGATCGAGGTAAACCGAGATTAAGTGGCGCAGTGCAACTTCTTATTACAGTGCAAGATGTTAATGATAATGCGCCATTGTTTAATCAGCAATTTTACAGAGTCAACTTGTTAGAAAATGCTCTTAATGGGACTGTTGTCATCAAACTGAATGCAACCGACTCTGACCAAGGACAAAATGGTGAAGTATTTTATAAATTCAATGAACCAGTTTCCCAGCAGGTGTCATCAGCTTTTATAATAGAACCAGAAACTGGAATTATTCGAGTTGCGGGTGAAATTGATTGTGAGAAGAGAAATGTTTATGAAATTCAGGTAGCGGCTATTGACAAAGGACAAATAGCAATGACGGGACACTGTAAGATATTAGTCAATATTATAGATATGAATGATAATACTCCAGAGATTATAGTGACATCACTCAACGTCCCTGTTCCTGAAGATGCCTTAAAAGGATCAGTCGTTGCAGTTATCCGGGCCTATGATAAAGACTCTGGCGAAAATGGGAGAGTCAGTTGCCAGATATCTAAAAATCTTCCATTTATAATAACTCCAACTTTAAGGGAATATTTTTCATTGACTGTAAATGGACAGCTTGATAGGGAAACTATGTCAGAATATGACATTGAAATTACAGCTATAGATGAAGGTTCTCCTCCACTTTCAGTAACAAAATCACTTAAAATTCAAGTAAATGATGTGAATGATAATCCACCAACTTTTTCCAAAATATCTGAATCAGTGTCTATCAAGGAAAATAATCCACCAGGCTCCCTTATCTACACTTTGTCAGCATTTGATCCAGATATAAGCCAGAATTCATTCATTACGTACTCAATCGTTGACAGTACCATTGATGGGATACCTATATCTTCATTTATATCCATTAATCCAGAGAATGGGAAATTATTTGCACTTTTATCTTTTGACCATGAGCAGGTTGCTCAATTTCATTGTGAAATAAAAGCCACCGATGCTGGATTACCACCACTGAGTAGTGATGTGACGCTCTACATTTTCATTGAAGATATTAATGATAATGGCCCAAGAGTTATTGCTCCTTTACCAAATGTTGAGTCTGAAATTACAGAAATTGTCCCAAGATCTGCTAAAGCGGGGTATTTAGTGACTAAAGTCAGAGCCATGGATGCAGATTCAGGCTACAATGCTTGGGTTTCTTATGAACTTAGGAATTTTGGAAGAAATGTTCCTTTTACTGTTGGAAGGCACAGTGGGGATGTTATTCTGATGCGTCAACTTTTGGAGTCAGATGATGATGAACACAGATTGTCCATTGTAATAAAAGATCATGGAGACCCAGCGATGTCTGCAACAGTCACTCTTGTCCTAATACTGGTGGAACCCGGTCAAGATTTGCCAGCAGAAAGAATGAAAGATAAAAGGAAAGAAGTTGAACTCCCAGATGAGAACATTTACTTGATCCTGTCTATCTGCATAATATCTGGTGTATTCCTTGTTACATTGATCACATACACAGTATTGAGATGGAAGAAATGTACCCAGGAAATAGATGAACTGAAACAAAATACAATGTGCCCTAGTATTGCAGGCAGCTGGACTTATTCCCAGCAACGTCAGTATAAAGTCCACTTGAATGGCGTTCCACCCAAAAATGACTTGATTCTTTTTACACCAAACTTTCATCAATCATCATTGTGTAATGCACATTCTAATACTGGTAGCTTCGCATCAAATATTTCTGCAATG AGAGAATAG
- the LOC142748892 gene encoding protocadherin alpha-13-like, whose amino-acid sequence MEISSLTWMNCAVRPFRGIFLLQMVLDLVFCQLHYMIPEESKHGTFVGRIARDLGLEIWEINSRMLRIVSRDDKDYFQVNLQNGILFVNNIIDREEICQRISVCVIHLEIIVDKPVQIYHVDVEIEDINDNYPIFSSKQYNIAIAESRVAGTRFPLEGAVDDDVGLNSVKNYELSPNDYFSVEIQKDKHQSESLEVILKKSLDREKEPLFNLILTAFDGGKPKLSGTAQLIISIQDVNDNAPTFSQSIYETYLLENALEGTVVVKLNATDADHGENGEVVYEFSNQVPPFVKLLFDLDKISGEIKVTGEVDFEQYSHFEIRIVAFDGGENPMAGHCKVLVNIIDVNDNPPEMLVTSLSLPVPEDSTMGTTVAIIRIQDKDSGSNGKVKCQITENVPFKLKLSLRDYYSLTVDGHLDREATDMYHIEIIAKDEGIPALSTSDTILVEISDVNDNVPTFNQHSDTIFITENNPPGSHVYTVSATDGDKKQNSFITYSLTESLIDGIPVISYLSINPENGKIFALLSFDQEQVSYFQCSIRATDAGFPTLSGNLTLSIFIIDINDNAPSEYTTFFNIDSKAAEIVPKSAKIGSVVTKVKATDADSGYNAWLSYDFKDPTEKIPFGIGRHSGDITVIRPLFDLDHDEYKLFIVVKDHGEPAMSTTVTITIVITEYMQEINVEQNQKGIKSDDFSNSNIYLIMAICLISGIFLVTLVVYTGIWWQQCTQEIDELRQNNMGSIARRWTYSMQRQHKLCMNGISHKNDLILFAQNLPQALDTEGNYNQPGIMTGPWSEEDFPNTQVQKCFSIYISPYLDKGWDLFSLYK is encoded by the exons ATGGAGATCTCATCATTAACCTGGATGAACTGTGCAGTGAGGCCATTCAGAGGTATATTTTTGCTGCAGATGGTTTTGGATCTGGTGTTTTGTCAGCTTCACTACATGATTCCTGAAGAATCCAAACACGGCACCTTTGTTGGAAGGATAGCACGAGATCTGGGTCTAGAGATCTGGGAGATTAATTCCAGAATGTTACGAATTGTCTCAAGAGATGATAAGGACTATTTTCAGGTAAATCTCCAAAATGGAATATTATTTGTCAACAATATTATAGATAGAGAAGAAATATGCCAAAGGATTAGTGTTTGTGTCATTCACCTTGAAATAATTGTGGATAAACCTGTCCAAATATATCATGTAGATGTTGAAATAGAAGATATAAATGATAATTATCCTATTTTTTCATCGAAACAGTATAACATTGCTATAGCAGAATCAAGAGTAGCTGGAACTAGGtttccactagagggcgctgtagATGATGACGTAGGTTTAAATTCTGTGAAGAATTATGAGCTTAGCCCCAATGACTACTTTTCAGTAGAAATACAAAAAGACAAGCATCAAAGTGAATCACTTGAAGTCATTCTGAAGAAATCACTTGACAGGGAGAAAGAGCCTCTATTCAATTTGATTCTTACGGCTTTTGATGGTGGAAAGCCAAAATTAAGTGGTACAGCTCAGCTTATTATATCTATACAAGATGTCAATGATAATGCACCAACTTTTTCCCAGTCCATCTACGAAACGTATTTGTTggaaaatgcactggagggaactgtTGTTGTGAAGCTGAATGCTACTGATGCAGATCATGGAGAAAATGGAGAAGTTGTTTATGAGTTTAGCAACCAGGTTCCACCATTTGTAAAGTTACTGTTTGATTTAGACAAGATTTCTGGTGAGATCAAAGTCACTGGTGAAGTGGATTTTGAACAATACAGTCACTTTGAAATCCGTATTGTTGCATTTGACGGAGGTGAAAATCCAATGGCGGGACATTGCAAAGTACTGGTCAATATAATAGATGTGAATGATAATCCACCTGAGATGTTAGTGACGTCTCTTTCTTTGCCAGTTCCGGAAGATTCCACCATGGGGACAACTGTAGCAATTATTAGAATACAAGATAAAGATTCAGGTTCTAATggtaaagtaaaatgtcaaattACTGAAAATGTCCCCTTCAAACTGAAACTCTCACTACGTGACTACTATTCACTAACAGTGGATGGACATCTGGATCGTGAGGCTACCGATATGTATCACATTGAAATTATTGCAAAGGATGAGGGAATACCGGCGCTATCCACATCGGACACTATTCTGGTGGAAATTAGTGATGTTAATGACAATGTTCCAACATTTAATCAACATTCGGACACTATTTTCATTACAGAAAACAATCCACCAGGTTCTCATGTCTATACTGTTTCAGCCACTGATGGTGACAAAAAACAGAATTCCTTTATAACATATTCTCTTACCGAAAGCCTGATAGATGGAATACCAGTTATCTCATATCTCTCGATAAATCCAGAAAATGGAAAGATCTTTGCATTGTTATCCTTTGATCAAGAACAAGTCAGTTATTTTCAATGTTCTATCAGAGCAACGGATGCTGGATTTCCAACACTAAGTGGTAATTTGACTTTAAGTATCTTTATTATTGATATCAATGACAATGCGCCAAGTGAATACACAACATTTTTTAATATTGATTCAAAAGCTGCAGAGATTGTCCCTAAGTCAGCAAAAATAGGAAGCGTTGTGACTAAGGTAAAAGCAACAGATGCTGATTCTGGGTATAATGCTTGGCTCTCATATGACTTTAAAGACCCGACTGAGAAAATCCCATTTGGAATCGGACGTCATAGTGGAGATATAACGGTCATTCGCCCCCTTTTTGATTTAGATCATGATGAATACAAACTATTTATTGTAGTGAAAGATCATGGAGAACCAGCAATGTCTACCACAGTGACAATCACAATTGTAATAACAGAATATATGCAAGAAATTAATGTTGAACAAAACCAAAAGGGAATAAAATCCGATGATTTTTCAAATTCCAATATTTACTTAATAATGGCAATCTGCTTGATTTCAGGAATTTTTTTAGTTACTCTTGTTGTGTACACAGGGATATGGTGGCAACAGTGCACTCAGGAAATAGATGAACTGAGGCAGAACAATATGGGATCTATTGCTAGAAGATGGACTTATTCCATGCAACGTCAACACAAATTATGTATGAATGGGATTTCACACAAAAATGACCTTATTTTATTTGCTCAAAATTTGCCTCAAGCGTTGGATACTGAAGGAAACTATAATCAGCCAGGAATCATGACAGGTCCATGGTCAGAG gaAGATTTTCCTAATactcaggtgcagaaatgtttctcCATTTATATAAGTCCTTATTTAGACAAGGGCTGGGATTTGTTTTCATTATACAAATGA